In Hoplias malabaricus isolate fHopMal1 chromosome 18, fHopMal1.hap1, whole genome shotgun sequence, the genomic window CAGAATATCATCCAGTTCCCTGCGGTTAAGGTAAGAGAGGAAAGAGTGAGACAGGTTGATTAATTGCATCCGGGAGTGGATACTAACCTGAAGAATGCATTACTCACTGATGTACTTGTGTAATGTGCTTTCAAAATCCTcaggaaattcattcattaattcattgtctgtaacccttatccagttcagggtggtggtgggtcaggagcctacccggaatcactgggcgcaagacaggaacactccctggagggggcgccagtccttcacagggcgacacacactcacacatttactcacacactcgcacctagggacacttttgagtctccaatccacctaccaacgtgtgtttttggagtgtgggaggaaaccggagcacccggaggaaacccacgcagacacagggagaacacaccacacccctcacagacagtcacccggaggaaacccatgcagacacagggagaacacaccacacccctcacagacagtcacccggaggaaacccacgcagacacagggagaacacgccacactcctcacagacagtcacccggaggaaacccatgcagacacagggagaacacaccacacccctcacagacagtcacccggaggaaacccacgcagacacagggagaacacgccacactcctcacagacagtcacccggaggaaacccatgcagacacagggagaacacaccacacccctcacagacagtcacccggaggaatcccacgcagacacagggagaacacaccacactcctcacagacagtcactcggaggaaacccacgcagacacagagagaacacaccacactcctcacagtcacccggaggaaacccacgcagacacagagagaacacaccacactcctcacagtcacctggaggaaacccacgcagacacagggagaacacaccacacccctcacagacagtcaccgggaagaaacccacgcggacacagagagaacacaccacactcctcacagacagtcacccggaggaaacccacacagacacagggagaacacaacacactcctcacagacagtcacccggaggaaacccacgcagacacagggagaacacaccacacccctcacagacagtcaccgggaagaaacccacgcggacacagagagaacacaccacactcctcacagacagtcacctggaggaaacccacacagacacagggagaacacaccacactcctcacagtcacctggaggaaacccacgcagacacagggagaacacaccacacccctcacagacagtcaccgggaagaaacccacgcggacacagagagaacacaccacacccctcacagtcacctggaggaaacccacgcagacacagggagaacacgccacactcctcacagacagtcacccggaggaaacccacgcagacacagggagaacacaacacacccctcacagacagtcacccggaagaaacccacgcagacacaaagagaacacaccacactcctcacagacagtcacccggaggaaacccacgcagacacagagagaacacaccacactcctcacagtcacctgaaggaaacccacgcagacacagagagaacacaccacactcctcacagtcacctgaaggaaacccacgcagacacagggagaacacaccacactcctcacagacagtcacccggaggaaacccacgcagatacagggagaacacaccacactcctcacagacagtcacccggaggaaacccacacagacacagggagaacacaacacactcctcacagacagtcacccggaggaaacccacgcagacacagggagaacacaccacactcctcacagacagtcactcggaggaaacccacgcagacacagagagaacacaccacactcctcacagtcacccggaggaaacccacgcagacacagagagaacacaccacactcctcacagtcacctggaggaaacccacgcagacacagggagaacacaccacacccctcacagacagtcaccgggaagaaacccacgcggacacagagagaacacaccacactcctcacagacagtcacccggaggaaacccacgcagacacagggagaacacaacactcctcacagacagtcacccggaggaaacccacgcagacacagggagaacacaccacacccctcacagacagtcaccgggaagaaacccacgcggacacagagagaacacaccacactcctcacagacagtcacctggaggaaacccacacagacacagggagaacacaccacactcctcacagtcacctggaggaaacccacgcagacacagggagaacacaccacacccctcacagacagtcaccgggaagaaacccacgcggacacagagagaacacaccacacccctcacagtcacctggaggaaacccacgcagacacagggagaacacgccacactcctcacagacagtcacccggaggaaacccacgcacacacagggagaacacaccacactcctcacagacagtcacccggaggaaacccacgcagacacagggagaacacaacacacccctcacagacagtcacccggaagaaacccacgcagacacaaagagaacacaccacactcctcacagacagtcacccggaggaaacccacgcagacacagagagaacacaccacactcctcacagtcacctgaaggaaacccacgcagacacagagagaacacaccacactcctcacagtcacctgaaggaaacccacgcagacacagggagaacacaccacactcctcacagacagtcacccggaggaaacccacgcagatacagggagaacacaccacactcctcacagacagtcacccggaggaaacccacacagacacagggagaacacaacacactcctcacagacagtcacccggaggaaacccacgcagacacagggagaacacaccacactcctcacagacagtcactcggaggaaacccacgcagacacagagagaacacaccacactcctcacagtcacccggaggaaacccacgcagacacagagagaacacaccacactcctcacagtcacctggaggaaacccacgcagacacagggagaacacaccacacccctcacagacagtcaccgggaagaaacccacgcggacacagagagaacacaccacactcctcacagacagtcacccggaggaaacccacgcagacacagggagaacacaacactcctcacagacagtcacccggaggaaacccacgcagacacagggagaacacaccacacccctcacagacagtcaccgggaagaaacccacgcggacacagagagaacacaccacactcctcacagacagtcacctggaggaaacccacacagacacagggagaacacaccacactcctcacagtcacctggaggaaacccacgcagacacagggagaacacaccacacccctcacagacagtcaccgggaagaaacccacgcggacacagagagaacacaccacacccctcacagtcacctggaggaaacccacgcagacacagggagaacacgccacactcctcacagacagtcacccggaggaaacccacgcacacacagggagaacacaccacactcctcacagacagtcacccggaggaaacccacgcagacacagggagaacacaacacacccctcacagacagtcacccggaagaaacccacgcagacacaaagagaacacaccacactcctcacagacagtcacccggaggaaacccacgcagacacagagagaacacaccacactcctcacagtcacctgaaggaaacccacgcagtcacagagagaacacaccacactcctcacagtcacctgaaggaaacccacgcagacacagggagaacacaccacactcctcacagacagtcacccggaggaaacccacgcagatacagggagaacacaccacactcctcacagacagtcacccggaggaaacccacacagacacagggagaacacaacacactcctcacagacagtcacccggaggaaacccacgcagacacagggagaacacaccacacccctcacagacagtcaccggaaagaaacccacgcggacacagagagaacacaccacactccttacagacagtcacctggaggaaacccacgcagacacagggagaacacaccacactcctcacagtcacctggaggaaacccatgcagacacagggagaacacaccacactcctcacagacagtcacccggaggaaacccacgcagacacagggagaacacaccacactcctcacagacagtcacccggaggaaacccacgcagatacagggagaacacaccacactcctcacagacagtcacccggaggaaacccacacagacacagggagaacacaacacactcctcacagacagtcacccggaggaaacccacgcagacacagggagaacacaccacacccctcacagacagtcaccgggaagaaacccacgcggacacagagagaacacaccacacttctcacagacagtcacctggaggaaacccacgcagacacagggagaacacaccacactcctcacagtcacctggaggaaacccacgcagacacagggagaacacaccacactcctcacagacagtcacccggaggaaacccacgcagacacagggagaacacaccacactcctcacagacagtcacccggaggaaacccacgcagatacagggagaacacaccacactcctcacagacagtcacccggaggaaacccacacagacacagggagaacacaacacactcctcacagacagtcacccggaggaaacccacgcagacacagggagaacacaccacacccctcagagacagtcaccgggaagaaacccacgcggacacagagagaacacaccacacttctcacagacagtcacctggaggaaacccacgcagacacagggagaacacaccacactcctcacagtcacctggaggaaacccacgcagacacagggagaacacaccacacccctcacagacagtcaccgggaagaaacccacgcggacatagagagaacacaccacactcctcacagacagtcacctggaggaaacccacgcagacacagggagaacacaccacactcctcacagtcacctggaggaaacccacgcagacacagggagaacacaccacactcctcacagacagtcacccggagcgggattcgaacccacaacctcctagtccctggagctgtgacagagacactacctgctgcaccatttaaattaaatattttaaatctttaCCTGTATTTAAATAACTGTAAGTAGTTACCAGCCACCTCTGGAAAAAAAGAGTGTTCAGAAGTGACATTGTCATTGTCGCTGAGTTGTTCATAGATATATGAAAAGTAAAGAAGCCATGGGATGATTGAGTCCTTtcttttatgtgtttgtttattcactAAATATTATCAGTTAATTTTGAATGGTGTCCTTGGCTCCTTCATCTTAGGATTCAGTAGCTGTTGTTAATTCggttcctctgtttttttctcttgcaGCAGCTGAACTCCTCTATTCCCTGTGCCTTATGCACTTACGTTGTGGATGTAGTGGAATGTATCATCCCTAAAACAGCGGTAAGATCAAATCAGACACATGCTCAAATGTACGAACACAAAGCAGACACTGGCTTAAGATCATAATACTCAAGTGAAGGGCACTTTATTTACCCCTGTCCACAGTGACCAGAGTTGCTGAGGTTTTTGATGTTTAAAGATGCAGCTGAAGGTATCTGAACAGCCGTAGCTctctttttttagtttatttcagagaaaattaacaaatgtaaaacatttggACTGCATTCATCATTCCTCTGATCATACACAGCAGGGTCAGCTCTGAGAATACAACACCctcactcagaaacaaacacagctccccCAACAGGGCAGAGAGCTTTGTGCATCATTTCTAGAGTGAAAAGGAGacagattagattagattagattcaaatGTATTGTCATTGTTCAGAATACTGGTACATTGAAACGCCAATGAAATGCAGTtggcatctaaccagaagtgcagtAAACAGTATTATTTACTATGGCAAATGGTATACAGTAGATTGTAGAACATTAAATATAGCTGTTGTATTGCAGCAGATATGAGTTAAACACATTAGCAGTGCAGAAGGAACAGGGGATACGTGGAGGTCACACAGAGatctgattctgctctgatgTATtccactctgctcagcatgaaCATGCATGTGCTGGGACTCCTCTGTCTGCAGATTTACACCAGGACAAAAGAGACAGCAATGTCCGCTGGGTTTTATCCAGCTTTTAATAAtcactgtgtgtttctttcttGGCTACGTTTACACTTTCACAGATTCATATTTGATTGGGCCACAGACCCTTGCTTTATAAAGTCTTCAGCTACTACAATAATAAAAGTGGTAATATTTAGAGTTTTAATAAAGGATGATTAGTTGTTTTATTGATCGGCTGATTGAGGGATAGCATGGTGGAGCAAAAGATAATGATGCGCTTGAATGCTTCCCAATGGAAATATGCTGCTGGAGGGACCCTGGCTGCTCGCTCTGTTGCGACCTGAAAGTAAGATATTAGAGATGAGTTTGCACAGTGTGGTTAATATGGTGGTGGTATTCAAACTGTGGTGTGTGCTTCCCCCTAGTGGGAAACACAGTAATTGCAGGGtagggcaaaaaaataaaaaataaccaaacaaacatttaaacgGCACTATCATCTCTCTCTGGTGTAGCAGGTAACATTCCTGCTCCATTGTGTGACGACTCCAAGTGCAGGAGCACCACACTTTACCCTGAGTCCCTGAGCTAGACTCCTAACTGTATTGTAACATGTTGGAAAGAGGACATTGCTCTGGATCAGAGGAGAGTCTGCCAAATCCTGTAAATGTACAAAAGTGTTTTGGCTTCTGTTTAGCAGCTTAACcctaaaactaaagaagcaagcTTCAGGAACCAAGCCTGTCTTAGTTTATTACACCGAGCGGAAGACTGCTGATGTTTCTACACTTGTGTCGAACTGAATCTAGGTCCAATGTGAAGTAATGTCTTTGTTTCTATATGTTTCTCTATATGTTCTCAGACCCTGCTGACCAGTCTGTCGAAGGAGCTGTGTAAGGTCTTCCCTCCGATCGTCCAGAGTCAGTGCACTGGCACCGTTACGAGAGTCATAAAGACTCTGATCAATGTCCTGCTGGACTTCTTCTCTGGGGAAAACGTCTGCACGGTCCTGCGTCTCTGTCCAGGCACAGAATCATCAGACATGAGTATGGGCCAAAATACGTTtcctttttatgtttaaaaccgGTTGGGTCCAGAATATGTGAAAATTCACTACACTCTACTACACGATTCTCAccatgttcctctctctctctctctttagtgaGGATGTCTTTGTCTGACTGCGACTCCTGTTTGACTTTGGCGGTTTTGAGTCGTCTGCAGCTGGTTCCCGACGTCTCTGAGCTGGACTCCTCCTCGTTTCTCCGCACCGTCTGCACCTCTCACCCGGACGTGCTGCCCAAGGTCCGACAGCCTCACTCCTCCAGCTGTGACCCTTTCACCTTTGTATGAACTTTGTATGTTTATGAGATATCTCTCTGGTTCTCTGCAGTGCGAGAGCTTCACGCAGCGCCATGGCCATCAGCTCCAGGGGCTTCTGGGTAAAGAGATGACtgctctggaaatgtgtgagGTAGTGCACTTGCAGtttgctgtcttttttttttttttaaccacgtGTGTTTATGTGAAGTACCTTCAGTGACCACCAGAGGGCTTCAAACGTCTTAATTAATGTCTTGGATCATGAAAGGGTGTATGGAAGCCTGTTGTGGCCATTTACAGAGGTGGCCAATAACAAATCAGAATTTTTATATCAGAAACAGACATTACATGGTTCAGTTCACTACTAATAAAGACAGACTGGGTTCAGAAGCGATGTATGTTTACTGTGTTGTAGGCAGTGGGAAATATAAATGAGTAAGTAAATATACAAAGAGCTCtttatatttattgatttttatattGAAGTTTGGCATAAAACCCTTCTTCTGTGCTCCTCAGAGAGCAGATCTGTGTGAGAAGAAGGACCTGAATGAGACCCCTGTctctggaggaaacccctgctCCCTCGGCTCTGGCTACAGCTGCAGAAACCTGCAGACGGCACAGGAGTGTGGGGTGAGTGAGGAGCGCAGACACAAGCAGAGAACTCATTTATCGGCTGTATTTACTACTTTATCCACAATAAATTGAGTGATTGTCAGATTCATGGTAAAGTGCCTCTCTGTATGAAGACAGTAAGATGTTTAATGGCGCTGTGAATCTCtggctcatttattcattattacaataatatattacataaaaCGAATCTTTTGACGAGGGGACGCACTGCACCCTGCAGGATGTGAATGTGGGTTCTCTAGAGACAACTTTAAACTCATCACAGGTGGTTTTTCGAACTGAATTTTCTCAGATGGAATGGCTTTGGTTCTGTACTGtacagactgcatttttgtacCACCAAGACGTCTTCTGAGACGGAGTATTCAGGTTCCACAAGACCTTCCTGTTCCTTCAGGTTGGAGTGTTCCTTTGCCTGGGGCTGGAGACCAGCGTGTCCTGTCTGACACCAACACCAACACCCTTCTCTGGGAATGAAATGCCATTTTGAGTTTCTTCATTTTCTCCAAACTACTGTTAATCTCTGAAGGCCTGGGTTAGACTTGAAGTGTTAGGGGtcgagaaggagagagagagagagagaaagagtgagagagaggggggagagagtgagagagagagagagagagagagagggagagagagagagagaggggggagaaagagagacagagagagagggagcgttaaagagagagagaagggggagaaagagagagtgagaggggggagaaagagagagagagggagagttaaagagtgagagagaggggagatagtgggggagagagagagtgagagaggggggagaaagagagagagaattgctGTGGACTGCAATATACCATGACACTAAGTCGGTCTGTGAGTTGTGTGACAGTgtatctgtgaatgtgtgtgtgtttgttggaaaTGTTGCAGCAATCTCAGCTCATGTTAAGTCCAAGAAACATCAAGTACATCTTATCTTAATTAAATGAGGGCATTCGGTTATAGATTAGTGGAGTTTAAAGGTCCTTTCTATGTTGTAAATATCATGTGTGTGGTGTATTCCTCTCAGGTGGTTTCCTTCTGTCAGACGAGTGTGTGGAACTGAGTGTAAGTATTCATTACATCACTTTGAACAATCTGCTGCACAGTAAAAGATTTTCACTCACTCTTCAggacacacacagtttgtagtCAGTTGTTCATCTGCATTGAGGTGCACCTGTTGTGGACGGTGAGATTATGCAGTGTGTAATCTCTATAGAAGAATATGAAATTAAAAACTTGAGGCTAACATCACCATGCCCACTGAGCAGCTACGATTCAGAGCTCCGTCCagtacttttgggatgagttggggtGGTGCTgctgatccagagctaatcgtCTATAATATacgcacctgacctcactaatctCAATGTGGCTGAATACAACTGGAACatggtcattttatttatttatttttttattaattgttagTAACCGTGGTATTGTTCTCTTTCATCCCAGACTTCAGACAAACTCCTGGTTCTGGACTTTCCACTTTTCCTGCACATGTCATCATTATCTCATCTCTACTGCTGTAAAGCTGATGATTTTATAAAAGCTTTGACCAGCACTTTGCCTTTTTtcctaaaaaaaacacttgttttgtttacttttctAATCTGAGCTACAAGTTCAGCCCGAGCCCTGACCCATGAGCCCCGGGCGGTTTGGCCTCTATTGCCTGGACAAATAAGATAACGCCACTTTGatttcactttaaaaatgaGCCAGGTGAGTTTACTATGACCCGGCCACAgctattgatttatttactttcacATGATTTCTGTCTTTTACAATAAACAAGAACCACTCGCTCCGGTCAAAGTCCTCACACACGTTTACACTCGGCAGGTTCAGGGAAACCCATGTTAGGTCTCATAAACTCCTCCAGTCACCAAACAACACAAGCCTTGACTTCATTATGTGGGTCAGCTCTGTCCTGTCGGTCGAGACAAAAATCTGTAACAATGAGAGAGAATGAACACTGTCTGATTTTATATTGATTCGACATCATTGTCAACAACAGCAATAAAACCTCTTCTCCATTCTGAATAAAACCGAGTGATTCTTGGTGGAAATttcacatttattacatttcatttcagaATAGAAATGTTGTCATTTTGAAGGCGGAGAGTTTATCTGCGGAAGTTAATTTCCAGATATTTTCTGAACGTATTGGAAATTCAGAATAATGTTGGGGTCATATTTTGCATATTTCTGCATTTTTCAAGGTCatgatgggtctggagcccacacAGAACGTGGAATAGCaatgatgtttatttaaaatatagcaCATCTCCAGTGCTCTTACGGCCCACGTTGGGTCTTGAATGCCACGGTTGCCGCAGCCTTGTTTTGGGCCTGATATCAGGGGCATTGTGGACCCAATCTCTCACACATCACATGCTGTAACTTGTCAAGCCCAGCTCATGATATTTGGCCCTACGTCTGACCCACGCAACAATTGCCAATGCTGTGACTGAACTTGTGAAACAGATTTGACCCAAATGTTTCTGGAGTAGGCTCCAGAATCTcagtgaccctgatcaggatgaagttgtTACTGAAAAAGAATGTGGGAATGTTATTTATTGTATAATATAATTCTGGACgggcgtcacggtggcgcaacaggtggtgtgtctgtcacagctccagggtcctggaggttttgggttcgagtcccgctccgggtgactgtctgtgaggagtgtggtgtgttctccctgtgtctgcgtgggtttcctccgggtgactgtttgtgaggagtgtggtgtgttctccctgtgtctgcgtgggtttcctccgggtgactgtctttgaggagtgtggtgtgttctacctgtgtctgcgtgggtttcctccgggtgactgtctgtgaggagtgcggtgtgttctccctgtgtctgcgtgggttttctccgggtgactgtctatgaggagtgtggtgtgttctccctgtgtctgcgtgggtttcctccgggtgactgtctgtgagaagtgtggtgtgttctccttgtgtctgcgtgggtttcctccgggtgactgtctgtgagaagtgtggtgtgttctctctgtgtctgcgtgggtttcctccgggtgactgtctgtgagaagtgtggtgtgttctctctgtgtctgcgtgggtttcctccgggtgactgtctgtgaggagtgtggtgtgttctccctgtgtctgcgtgggtttcctccgggtgactgtctgtgaggagtgcggtgtgttctccccgtgtctgcgtgggttttctccgggtgactgtctatgaggagtgtggtgtgttctctgtgtgtctgcgtgggtttcctccgggtgactgtctgtgaggagtgtggtgtgttctcattgtgtctgcgtgggtttcctccgggtgactgtctgtgagaagtgtggtgtgttctctctgtgtctgcgtgggtttcctccgggtgctccggtttcctcccacgctccaaaaacacacgttggtaggtggattggagactcaaaagtgtccgtaggtgtgagtgaatgtatgaaagtgtgtagccctgtgaaggactggcgtcccctccagggagtgttcccaccttgcgcccagtgattccaggtaggctccggacccatcgccgccctgaactggataagggttagagacaatgaatgaatgaataattctggACCTTTCCTATTGATGCATTTGACCAATGTGAAAAAAAGTCTGAATGTCTCTTGCTGATTTTTCACTAACAGctctgtatatatttaaatgtgtctcaGCTCTAAGTAACAATCAGACTCTCAGCACAAACTGCTGCAAGCTGCTAGAGTGATGCAATTGAGCTGAGATGGCGAATGGCCGTTGATGCAGTGACTCAGAGTCCATACAGCTCCACTTTTACCAGGTTTGGTCAGGTGTTGGTGAACTGATCTCAGCCCTGTAGAGTTGTGTGAACATATTTAAagactgtttctctttcttgctGAGACAGCGAGACTAAAACCAACAGCTGGACTCCACGAGCCCCCAGCCCCCCTCCAATTCCCCTAAATATGGCACATTTTACTGTGAGGTAAAGTTGACCTTCTCCAGTTACAGCTGATTGCAGTGGTCCTTTCTCCCTGCTTCATGTCCCGTAGGTCAATACCCAAATACGCTCGCAGGCCTCATGAGTGTGTGGAAAAGTCTTAACCCACACCGAATACAGAAGTAGCAACTGAAAACAAACAGGTCACGTCCAGACGTTTGTGAACATTGTTAATCCAACATTTTCTCTGAAATGAAGCCATTTGTTCCTCATTACAACAATCAATGTCTCTTCTCTCCTGGGGAGGCCTTAcgctagatattggaacattgctgtgaaaatCTGATCATATTCAGCCATGTAAGTGAGGTCAGATGCTgatggaggattagttctggatcacaaaccgcTCCAGCTCATCTGAGGAATGGGATGTACTGTTGTACTGGTGTGGAATTTAAGTCATTGACTATAGTGTACAAGCTTTTGGACATGTGTCTGGAGTAGTTTAATCCACATATTTATAAAacctaatattaatattaatattaatcctGTATATGAGGTGATCCCCTTTGAGATTAGAAGTTAACTCTGAGGCAAATGCTCCCTCTTGGGAAGATACTTTTACTTTAGTCATTATTTTAGCCAAATAAGAATACGTTCACTGGAGGGTGAATATAAGACATGCTTGTGTTAGTGCTTTTCCTGCATTCAAACGGAAGCCGGATCCATCGAGCCATGACTGCAGGCCACAAGTTTAATGGATTTAATAAGCATAGTTTGTTATAGCAGGGTAACATCAACTCTGCTTATATTCATTATCAGCACCAACTACAGTGTGATACTGCTTTAAAACAACAACTCCACAAGTATTGCTTATTAGTGAACAGTGATCAGACACAACAGATTATGACGTGTTCTGTAGTTATAATGTGGCTAAGCAACGTTAACATTTTCCTGGTCATTTCTGTTATATATTTTAGGTGTAGATCTATGTTAATGCAGGCATCTGTTTTGTAGATCTAAGCACATGCacctgctttgtgtaggtctatgaTAGTGTAGGCAGATGTTTTGTgtacaacctggtctcacactcactcatgaCCTACAGTCACATTTATaggggactgcaattcgtgacatagtcacatattttccacatttaatgagtcaatatcacaatcataagtgaatgggaaATTTCCATAGAAACAC contains:
- the sftpba gene encoding prosaposin isoform X2, whose protein sequence is MERPMFTTRRERERERMVHAPSEMSGNLKIGWEPLSIMAYSFGSTFLFDTAIRESSSTPTTSPEADNDACQDCLQIIQVLKHLISDGQFQEKLKVTLEGMCDSLPEEFSKICRNQVDKNLALVLAIINSFMIPKDVCVYFQLCDGQLRGQFKDLLKYHMQNIIQFPAVKLNSSIPCALCTYVVDVVECIIPKTATLLTSLSKELCKVFPPIVQSQCTGTVTRVIKTLINVLLDFFSGENVCTVLRLCPGTESSDMMRMSLSDCDSCLTLAVLSRLQLVPDVSELDSSSFLRTVCTSHPDVLPKCESFTQRHGHQLQGLLGKEMTALEMCERADLCEKKDLNETPVSGGNPCSLGSGYSCRNLQTAQECGVVSFCQTSVWN
- the sftpba gene encoding prosaposin isoform X1, with the protein product MERPMFTTRRERERERMVHAPSEMSGNLKIGWEPLSIMAYSFGSTFLFDTAIRESSSTPTTSPEADNDACQDCLQIIQVLKHLISDGQFQEKLKVTLEGMCDSLPEEFSKICRNQVDKNLALVLAIINSFMIPKDVCVYFQLCDGQLRGQFKDLLKYHMQNIIQFPAVKQLNSSIPCALCTYVVDVVECIIPKTATLLTSLSKELCKVFPPIVQSQCTGTVTRVIKTLINVLLDFFSGENVCTVLRLCPGTESSDMMRMSLSDCDSCLTLAVLSRLQLVPDVSELDSSSFLRTVCTSHPDVLPKCESFTQRHGHQLQGLLGKEMTALEMCERADLCEKKDLNETPVSGGNPCSLGSGYSCRNLQTAQECGVVSFCQTSVWN
- the sftpba gene encoding prosaposin isoform X3, producing the protein MASVKLLIFVVLTLLGCATARFLDTEKPEVILKDVMDNDACQDCLQIIQVLKHLISDGQFQEKLKVTLEGMCDSLPEEFSKICRNQVDKNLALVLAIINSFMIPKDVCVYFQLCDGQLRGQFKDLLKYHMQNIIQFPAVKQLNSSIPCALCTYVVDVVECIIPKTATLLTSLSKELCKVFPPIVQSQCTGTVTRVIKTLINVLLDFFSGENVCTVLRLCPGTESSDMMRMSLSDCDSCLTLAVLSRLQLVPDVSELDSSSFLRTVCTSHPDVLPKCESFTQRHGHQLQGLLGKEMTALEMCERADLCEKKDLNETPVSGGNPCSLGSGYSCRNLQTAQECGVVSFCQTSVWN
- the sftpba gene encoding prosaposin isoform X4 gives rise to the protein MERPMFTTRRERERERMVHAPSEMSGNLKDNDACQDCLQIIQVLKHLISDGQFQEKLKVTLEGMCDSLPEEFSKICRNQVDKNLALVLAIINSFMIPKDVCVYFQLCDGQLRGQFKDLLKYHMQNIIQFPAVKQLNSSIPCALCTYVVDVVECIIPKTATLLTSLSKELCKVFPPIVQSQCTGTVTRVIKTLINVLLDFFSGENVCTVLRLCPGTESSDMMRMSLSDCDSCLTLAVLSRLQLVPDVSELDSSSFLRTVCTSHPDVLPKCESFTQRHGHQLQGLLGKEMTALEMCERADLCEKKDLNETPVSGGNPCSLGSGYSCRNLQTAQECGVVSFCQTSVWN